The Lactuca sativa cultivar Salinas chromosome 2, Lsat_Salinas_v11, whole genome shotgun sequence genome includes the window ATTTCTTCTAGGGACTGTTTTTGCAGCTTTGTAAATCTCATTGAGACTATTTTTGTAGCTTTGTAAATCTCATAAGGACTATTTCTATAAGTATTTCGTATAGGGAACGTTTCTGTAAATCTTAATTTTTTCAATTGACCATTTCTGTAGTAATGTTTCAATGATAAATTGTCGGAAATAACATAATTTGCTTTTCCTTATCGACGGGTAATATATGTAGATCAATACACATTATAAGCACGTTGCTATTACAAGTAAGAAATATACATTACATAGTTTAAATATTTCTATTAATGGAGTATGAAAAGACGTTTAATAGTATCTtttaaggtgctgtttgtttttctaagacaaaatGTTTGGAGTCTACGGACCATATCTGTAGacctctgtagcagaagaggtggaccaaacgtctgcagtctgaaaaaagaaaactgtttgtttttttaacatctgcaggttactaaaataaactaaaatctaaataaactgattttttaaactacaaaatgattttttaatatatttatgactttgttataaataattaacaaatctaaatcaacttttaatattattgtataaaaaatgaaaataaaaatggtacgaattaacgtatatatttgaaaaaaaccAACAATTTTGGTCGTAAAGTTATACCTAAACATtgtaattaggaatcaaagaattTGATGTATAAATGAATGGAAATAAACTTCAATTTattcaattaaatcaattaaaaacgtGTCATTAATATTTTTTCTAAGAAATTGACGATGctttattaaataatgttttataaaatttggtacaaaaaatataagaatataaatttgttaaaaatatcatatttgtgtCGTCAAACTTTTTTTATTaagtattgtaattttttttcaaattgtttatcactaataaagttggaataaatataaattcaaaagaacaaaaaataaaaaaataaaaataaagtgtatgtgtttttttaggctagaagaggTCTGAAGACTTTGGTCCACATCTATGCCAAGAAGAGGGCACGCaaacatttttaggtctgcagttttcaaaaaaataaacggTTTGTGAAGGCTAATGCATGCGCGTGGTCTGCGCCACACAGACAGAAGAGGACATAAAGATCTgcggacaaaaaacaaacacaaccTAAGACACCTTATTGACTTACATCTAACCTAATGGATGCTCGATCCTAAAAATTAAGGCAAGCCAGGTGTCTGTTTAGGTCCCACATGATATTTTGTTGCTCCAATTGAGATATAGTATTGAGTTGTTAAGTTCGATGATAACCAACAAAACATGTAAATCTCTTGAACTCGGTCATGAATGTAGCATGTTTATCCTAATCATGTGAGCCAAATAGTAAAAGGCGAGCAACCTTTGCatatttgaataataaaaatCAAGATTTAACAAAATATTCAATgttaaacattttataaaatcgATATATCATTAAACCTTTATATTCTTCATATTATACAGATTCATAATAGTATTGCTTGCTTTCTCTTTCTTTTTGCTTTCCCAAATAAGGTTTTCAGTAACCTATTTTCCCTTCAAAAATAACAcacttaaattaattaaaaaagttACAAATTTTGATTGAAAATCTATactatctaataaataaaaataactgtcagtttataagagtatttatttaTTCTAATGTTGACACGTGACAGTCTCATATATTTTTCTCTATTAATTtagttttttaaattaaaataaatcaagatatgttataaatttgaaatttaaatttttaactAAGTTATTTGAGATTTTCTAATATATACAAAATCCAACGAgtttagggatgtcaacgggggcaaacgggacggggaTTGCATCCCCCGCCCCAGCCCCCAAAATTTTCTTgttcccccgcccccgcccccggaaTCTCCATCCTTtccacccccgcccccgcccccgaattcCCCTTCtgacccccgcccccgcccccgtttCCCCGCCCCCGATTAATTTTGGGCTATCTTATTTGGGCTAAAAGAATTTTTTGTTTGggctaaaagaaactattttttgggtaacaaatagatatttataacataactttacatgttacaaacaactaaaaacatgtttttttgtagaatttttgtatgtaaaaatcattttattgtttattatatttatataattaatatatgtcaatttatataatttattaacggggcccccacgggggtttcgggacgggactaccaacccccgcccccgcccccgaaaccaaaacgggggttaaccttgcccccgcccccgcccccgtccctgatttttttcaacaaatgcccccatacgggacggggcccccacgggatcggggtcccacgggactttttgacatccctaaacGAGTTAAGTTATCATTATATGGATTTTAATCAAACTATTTAGAAtacttattttattattatatctaaaatttataaattttattttactgACATATATTATGAGAATGTAAATAATCtcaaatctactctaataaataaaaaaatatattttaccacatgtcacattctcatttattttgccacatgtaattttgtgactataaaattaattttttttacatgttattttatggggtttttttttttattttattaaattatacattatttaaatgtaataattgtaataaatatgataataaatgtatatcaatttcattattgcaattttttttttaatttcaaaattccttAAATTAgaaccaattttttttgtttatttatttaaattgtttgtttaaattttaaagagaaataaacatttaaacattttaaatttttaatagtTTTCTCATTCTTcctataaattcaaacttctaaatgtttagaccttcgtattattattttttttttaataaacttgtGTAGTAAGTTgtgctattttttttttaagtctCATTTATTAAAGTTAAATATCATCTTATATAGATAatcattttaaatatagtttagtattgaatttttaattttaattttttttattaataaacttTCATTATGTTATGTGTATCTTATAAACCGTGAGTCTTTAAccagtaaaaaaaaataaaaaaaaataaaaaaaaaactaattagaaAGTTTCAATTATAAAACATCAAATCAATGGAAGTCTAGCCCATTGGATTTAGAGGGGGCCCAATCAACATTATCTACTTCTTCTTCTCTTCGGCCCCTTTCAATCTCCATTGCAGTTTTGCAGTTGCTCCTTGCCACCACCCACCTACAAATCCTGAAAGTCAATTACCGGTTGAACGACAGCTTATCTGATTTTAGTTCTCCCTCCTTTTGGTTAAAGATTAATCATTTCTCCCCTCTTTCTTCTTTCCCCACATTATTCGCCGGAAGGTAAGCTTAATAATCGCAGCGTAGCTCTTATGTCGATTATTATGTTTCTCAATGGATTACGCGTTACTTTTTTCAATTAATCATTTCTATACAATATGATCCGAGAACgaatttgacttttatttgaaaCAAATTCTTATAGGCAAATGTGATGCCCTAATTTTTTATACCTTCGCTGTCTCTATCTTTCCGTAATTATTACGTCTCTTATCTTGGATCTGAACGGAGTGGTATGGCATCTTGTGGGGTTTCCATTTTATTTGAAATTCAACTCAATATAACCAGACGAGCGTTATTGACATCCCTTCTTGGTTGTGATTTTGACTTGGGATGTTATTTGGGGGAGATGATCAATTTATTCAAAATGTTTAATGTTTTGAATGATGTCTGAAAGCTATTTTTGGTTGCAGGACTTGGGGTTTTGCAGTTGACATACAGAATCTCAACTCCGTGATCGTTGTGGATGATGAGAAACGGAACCCCTCCCTTTGAAGGGCATTCATCATCAGATCATATTCAGGCTCCAAGTGTCGGTGAATGTTCTAGCTCAACTTCATTAAGCAGTCAGCAggatgttgatgttgatgatgatgggaTGATCGCTGTTGTATTGTCTGAAGAGTATGCTAAATTAGATGGTTCAGTTGGTCGCCGCCTTACCAACCTGGAACCAGTTCGGGTATGATGAATTGATGATTCAGAGGTCAAAGCTTCCGATTGACCAAGTCGTTTATTTGAAGTTTTGAACACTGCTtcttatataattttattttccttgaaaATTTCAGCACATCCCAAGGATTAATTCCTTCATTCCTAATATAAGTGATGCCAGTTTGGATCATCAACGATTGAGTCAGAGGTATGCATTTATTTTTGTAAATTAATCATCAatgtttattataaataatatgaGAAATTATATTTTACTTCTATTACTGCTGGGTGTGGATACTGGATAGGGATGCATAGCCATCAATGGcgtttttttcatttcttttaaagatTCACCAGGTGTTGAGAGGAAGTAGAAGAGAAGCTCTTAGGAAAAAATAACCAAAACAGGTGTAAAGATTTTGAGCTTCACACCTAGATGACATAGGAATATAGGATATTTTGAACATCTCACCTAGGTAGTATGTGCTTCCTACCCTTTTGTTGATTTTCATTGTGTGTATATAATATCTTATTTAGGTTTCATGGAGCTTttattatgtttatttatttatttatttttaattttgtaaATAAAAAATGTACCGTATTAGTTATTATTAAATAATGTATGAGTTAAACTATACATTGTATATCAATACATTGCTTAGTTCATTCCTTTATAATTTTCCATTTGGATCATCTGTGTTTATCTTTGTTCAGGTTACACGTTTATGGTTTATATGAAGTTAGGGTCTCTGGTGACGGAAATTGCCAGGTGGGTGtgtgtcttattattattatttttttaatatattagtaTATTGTTATCCTtgattatttatatttaatttgtttttcCATGTATTTCAGTTCCGTGCAGTTTCAGACCAGCTTTACAGGTCACCTGAGTATCACAAACATGTCCGAAAGGAGGTTGTGAAGCAGGTTAGTTCTTCTGGATCAATTGTCACTTAAAATGAGTTTTCTGATTTCTGTTAATGATGTGATGTTGTGACAGCTGAAGGAGTGTCGTGCTCTATATGAAGGCTATGTTCCGATGAAATACAAGAAATATTGCAAAAAAATATCCAAGTAGGATACCTCATACGCGGTCGTCACTTCACTTCTCTTATGCATGCATGTTTTATATTGCAATGATATGATCCTTTTATAgcaatatgtttttgtaactaaaTCATCATATTCAATTATTCATGGCACTTACAGAACAGGTGAATGGGGGGATCACGTTACTCTACAAGCAGCTGCTGACAGGGTCTCTACTCTCtaccatttatatatatatatatatatatatatatatatatatatatatatatatatatatatatatatatatatatgttcagattATTTATTAGATTTACTGATGATTTTCTGTATACATGTAGTTTGCTGCAAAGATATGCCTTTTGACTTCATTCAGAGACACCTGTTTTATAGAAATTACTCCACAGCAACAGACGCCTCAGCGAGGTATTATATTCATCATcattcatcacacatcaactttttattttctttaaaatttgtttgattttttttctttttatataaaCAGAACTGTGGCTAAGCTTTTGGTCTGAAGTCCACTACAACTCACTCTATGAAATTCGAGGTCCATTCTCTTTGCTTTTATAATTTGGGAAGAATCCAAAAATtacaaagtacaatgctataactaATTATGGTTTCTCATTTTGCAGAAGCTGTGGTGCAGCATAAGCCAAGGAAGAAGCACTGGCTGTTTTAAGAACACAACTCATAGCATCCAGGACAGGAGACTCTcaacatttgtttaaatttacttttatttttttatctgaATGTAATAGCATAATACCCCACATATATATACACCAATAAACAAATGTCGAATTATTGTAAGAATTGTAATGCATTTGTTATATAAAACCCTATATAGCTTTGATATATCTGTTTTTGTAGTCCGTTTGTAACTAAATAACATTGATCAATAATCTCATTAAGACGGTTGTTTGCTTTTTATGTTTTTGGTATGAGAAAATCTGAACTAGAACAGCAAATACTAAGCAGATTAGAAAACGAACAACAGTTAATTGGGAAAAATAGGAGAAAAGCACTGTCAATATATTCCCAAAAGGAAAGCTATATAGAGAAGTAGTCAATCTAAAAATCATTAGAACCAAACAACACGAAGCTACAATAACACCAAACTGTTGATACACAATCATACCCTCAGAATCTGAAGCTTGGATGCAAAAGCAATGGCAACCCAATCAGGTTGAGAAGATGACCACTGCAACTGTTCTATTTCAGCACCAGCAGTGTAAGCCAAAATGGGATCCAATCCACCTTCAACAGGCTGACCCATGGAAGAGAGATCCCAGATGAGAGCCTGAGAATCATCACCGGCGGTACAGATATGGCAGGAGCTGTGTGGGGCCCAGGCAATGGCGTTGACGCTGGCCTGGTGCCTTTGCAGTTCCACCACAGGAAGTGTTGGAAAACGAATGTCGAGAACAACCACCTTGGCGCTGTCCATTATAATGGTGGCCATGTACCTAGGGTCCTGCTTGTTCCAGCCGAGACGTACAAGCGGTGTGTCAGGCTCGGAGCTCTCATATATGATCGTAGAATGCTCCTTATCTCGGAGATCGAAAACTCGCACGGAACCATCGGCGGAGACGGATGCAAAAACGCCAACGCCGCCCCACGCGATGTCGTAAACCTCCTTATCGTGAGCGATGAGCTGCGTGTCGACGGTCTCCCTCTCAATATCCCAAATCGTACAGGTAGTATCTATACTGGATGTTCCTATACGCTTGGGCTCCGCCTCGTTCCAATCAAAGGACGTCACCGGACCACAGAATTCgctgttgcgattgttgttgagCAGACTCTTCATCTCCACCCGACGAGAGTTGCCAGTGCCGTTGTGAGTATTGTCGTCTTCGCCGCCATCGTCGTCTTCGGAGATTCGCCAAATGCGGAGGAAATCGCTGGAAGTGGCGAGGAGGTCAGGCTTCTGGCACTCCTTGTCAGGGATGAAGATGACCTTGGTAGGCGGGTATGGGTGTTCGAATGAGAGCGTTGGGTCGGATCGAATCTCGCCGTTGGAATCATCGAGTTGGACAATTTCAACACGATTCGGATACTGTTCAAGAAGGCTGGCGATGGCAAGACGATACTTCTTGTCACGGCGAACGCTCCAGTTCATCGCGTAGATATGCCATGGCGCCTCATAGGTGTAGATCTCAGAACGTCTCTGTTGCTCGTCTGATCCATCTTGGTTGGGATCGCTATTGGCTCCCATGGTTACTCCGATTCTTCTTCCTCACCAACTTTAAACCTAAATCGGAATCTGGGATTGGGATAATCCCCTATCTGCAATTTTTGGATGCTACTTTTACGAGTAAAGCGAAAGGCCTAAAATCCATTGTTATAATTTATAGTGCtacataacatttaaaaaaaatcattatttttatatcattttaaTCATCTAATTTTAATTTATGTTAGAAAAAATGATTACTTTTAGATAAACTTTTATTGCGACAATAATACCCTCGGTTTTATATTTCTTGTTCTGAAACGTAAatcgtataattaataaagatatAACTGTAAAAATGGTTTGTTCCAATACATTTTTTATGAGgttttgtttaaatcttgatttttTGGTTTTGTGGTCCTTTTAAATTAACTAGatgaatgtccgcgcgttgcacATAAACAagtctttataaatatatgattttttaaatataacaataacgttgttgttaaagttgatataataattaatttgtatatactaaattgatataatatattgattattttgaatcatatgataatgtatacatttattataacttcataatctcaatcgtttgaatgacttctaccagtggttacacatgaataaaattaaatataatatatgatttgatattatttatagttgtttttattgttcattaattttttaaattttatttgcttaatgttttaatttctatcattataattatttaaaacatcaaacattgttttttattttaaaactaacaatataatcatttatatagagttgcttttaactattgttattgtaagttattttaagctgcttatttggaaacttttaacgattatataaatatatttaaaaaatattttagttaaattgagattacaatttagtttttgcttttatcattACAATTTATCGCTTTTAACTTTTTACAAAATATtcgttagtttttttttaaatggaactgaaatttatatttgagttgacattgtaatgtgcAGAAAGACTTATATAGTtgaagtatttatatatatatatatatatatatatatatatatatatatatatatatattaaaatataacattaacgttgttgttaaatttgatataataattcgtatataaatttgatataatatattgattattttgaattatatgataatacatacatctattataacgtcataatctcaatcgtttgaatgacttctactcgcgagttacacatcaataaaattaaatattatatatggtttaatattatttgtagttgttgttatttttaattaattttttaaaatttatttgcttgatgttttaatttttatcattataattatttaaaacatcaaacattattttttgattttaaaggtaacaatataatcatttatataaagttatttttaaatattgttattataagttattttaagctacttatttgaaattttttaacgattatataaatatatttaggaaatattttagttaaactgatattacaatttggtttttgcatttatcactataatttatcacttttaactatttacaaaatattatttggtttttttactggaactgaaatttatatttaagttgacactgtaatgttatatttaaattaacaatttaagtattttgtctaaactgttcaaaagttgtagctttaagctgataatggtttatatgcaacaacattttaaatctaattaattaagtataatatgttaaaatttaaagaaataactttataaatagaagtaaatatattattttaaaattgaaatttagtctatttatgattacactttaggtttgatatttatttaaccttattaaccaacttacaatcattattggaaagacactacaatttatcacttttaactatttataaaataatctttgggttgtttaattaaataaaatttatatttaagttgagcctataatgttatattttaattaataatttaggtattttatacaaattgttcaaaaattatacctttaaaatgataatggtttgcatccaacaatatattaaaactaataaattaagtatgatatgttaaaagttaaaaaacataattttataagaagaattaaagatattattttaatattgaaatttagtttatatatgattaccctttagatttgatatttatttaacctaattaccaaattataattattattataaagaaattgaaaagtcatgggagtttcaaatgaatgtggtgaaaggaaaaaagaatgggggtttcaaatgcatgagattcaagaaaaaatgctagctttataattatatatgatttCATTATAAATTGAATCTATCAGTAAACTGTAATACCCGTGgggtatattttttatttttctttcacattttaaatctaatactcatttatttatttaaacaattaaaaaatgataggtctctctctctctcatatacaAGAACACATGTATTTGTAACCCACAAGAACACATATGCAAACAATTTTCTTGATTTCTTCTGAAAATCCCTTTTTTGGACCTCCGATTTTGGATCTACGTGTTCTTGGACCTTCGATTTTGCTTTGTACCTCAACTCCAGATTTCACCTCCTTCCATAGAGCCTTGACGAATAAAAATTTGTTCAAAACTCGATTTCATAAGTTCAAGCCTTTTAGttcaaaaattgattcaaagCATACACACGATGAACACGTTCAAATATATGCCAAACCTTTGATTTAGCAGTAGGTTCTTTAAGGGTTTTGGAAGTTTTTGTTATTATGTCATCGGTTCTTGATCTATAGACATTTGCTCAAATAGAAAAAGGCATGTCTAGGGAGAATGATAAAGATTAGCGATGAGGAattctgtaacatccataaaaatcatgtcaaatttaaactttttaaaacatttcaaaaccaatgattattacaaaacttgttttcaaaatattataatgtcagagtatcccataatcaaatcataaaatcatgaaatatgaggagtTGTAACCAAACCATGAACTCGCATAACCAAAAAAGGCCTATAAAATCTGTCAGAAGCATGCTAACTAAGTATGAAAAACAAGAGCAATAACACATCAGCTACAATATCATAGCAATTCTCATATCCATAATCTAAGTTGGGCACCGGAGAGCAATACCACGAGCCAACCCTTGATATAGCTTTCTAACCTAGCATCTGCTTTTTTGTGCAGAGCGGATTCTCTTATGCTTATTAGATAGGATCTCCAAATGAAGAGCTAAACATGCAACTGGAACCCGCCGTAACAACAATAGTATAATGAGTAGACctggcaatggagcgggttttgaccctgatccaATCCAAACCCGTAAgaattatatgggtttggagcGTAGTTTTTGATTTGTTTACCCGTTAACGATCCAgacccgctaacccttttattaaatgggtcgggtatggatcatcaccgatccgctccatttataacccgccccatataaattttagaattatacatttatattttagacttcttaatgtttaattttaattccaataaaaaGTCCAAAGGCCAAAGGCCAAAGAAAAAAACGCTTTTACATAGGAATCGATAAGTTGGTTTCTAAACTTATAGACTTCTATCAAAAATCATAATGACATTCAATTTATATTCATCAAGAAATCGTGATATCTATTTCTAATTCAATAAATCATTTTTTAACATGAAAAAGTTGGCAATTGCTATTCGCTATCACTACAACCGGCAGTTATAAATCAATTCAAAGTTGTTGCAATAGTGATTTTTAATTCCGATGAAATTCCTCGAGCatgtaattgatgggttttagccataagaactttcctatgtgcgcatgcaaaaccctaatgctcggatctaggatttctaattaaacatgctttgaatccaagacttataatgaataattaggaataagaacaatactaaatcagatctagaatcatacctttgaatctcttgtttgatcttgttgtcttggagctctagagtcacaattgtcactcctctaatggcttacaaacaccaaatagcaaagaggatgatttaagatagaggagaggggagggaattaggccagggattctctacttttgatcaagtgccgatttccctttgccatagggtctatttatacttgtagactccttaagggttacagcttaaaccctagttggataatcttctcttaaagcaatccaaatccattccttagatagccttggacgattttaagctatccttagcttctagaattcgtccaacccctatccaatatggatttacagtctaaagtttaactatcaaacaattgacagtttataccctcttatttaattaatctctttaagtcaccaaattaattctaattaatttatgacttatattaatcaaataacaatattattattattaatattattctcataatatattaataatatttattctctcttaataaatcatcctatcaagttgctatggtgaaggcaacccaaaaggaccatgcacaaccgagtcaaatacttgcctaatatagttgcagccttagacactattccaacagtaatGTCCTTTTCTAAATcaacttttttattttaaaaaacgttAGTTTAAGTATTAAGATatattatacattttttttatttaagaaatcttattttagga containing:
- the LOC111888600 gene encoding WD repeat-containing protein LWD1 is translated as MGANSDPNQDGSDEQQRRSEIYTYEAPWHIYAMNWSVRRDKKYRLAIASLLEQYPNRVEIVQLDDSNGEIRSDPTLSFEHPYPPTKVIFIPDKECQKPDLLATSSDFLRIWRISEDDDGGEDDNTHNGTGNSRRVEMKSLLNNNRNSEFCGPVTSFDWNEAEPKRIGTSSIDTTCTIWDIERETVDTQLIAHDKEVYDIAWGGVGVFASVSADGSVRVFDLRDKEHSTIIYESSEPDTPLVRLGWNKQDPRYMATIIMDSAKVVVLDIRFPTLPVVELQRHQASVNAIAWAPHSSCHICTAGDDSQALIWDLSSMGQPVEGGLDPILAYTAGAEIEQLQWSSSQPDWVAIAFASKLQILRV
- the LOC111888614 gene encoding OVARIAN TUMOR DOMAIN-containing deubiquitinating enzyme 12, producing MMRNGTPPFEGHSSSDHIQAPSVGECSSSTSLSSQQDVDVDDDGMIAVVLSEEYAKLDGSVGRRLTNLEPVRHIPRINSFIPNISDASLDHQRLSQRLHVYGLYEVRVSGDGNCQFRAVSDQLYRSPEYHKHVRKEVVKQLKECRALYEGYVPMKYKKYCKKISKTGEWGDHVTLQAAADRFAAKICLLTSFRDTCFIEITPQQQTPQRELWLSFWSEVHYNSLYEIREAVVQHKPRKKHWLF